In Chitinophaga sp. HK235, a single window of DNA contains:
- a CDS encoding DeoR/GlpR family DNA-binding transcription regulator — translation MLKEERLDYILKKLQADQKVLQAELSTDLQVSEDTVRRDLEVLAQNGQLIKVRGGAIPHSPNPLAFKERSELHAADKQHIARKALSFLHDGQTVIIDGGTSTLALVKMFPPNLRLTVITNSVPIVAQLVEHPTIEVIFTGGRIGKISQTACGMETIRMLQKVHADLNFMGICSLHPDAGVTGLDLEEAEVKSVMVESANKNIALATSDKMGTAEPFKVCDITELDTIVTDNPDLPSLKPYLNLGIQVI, via the coding sequence ATGTTAAAAGAGGAAAGGCTCGATTATATATTAAAAAAGCTGCAGGCCGACCAAAAGGTACTGCAGGCGGAGCTGAGCACCGATTTACAGGTGTCTGAGGATACCGTGCGGCGGGATCTGGAAGTGCTGGCGCAAAACGGTCAGCTTATCAAAGTAAGGGGAGGGGCTATCCCGCATTCTCCCAATCCGCTGGCATTTAAGGAGAGAAGTGAACTGCATGCTGCGGATAAACAACATATTGCCCGCAAAGCGCTCTCTTTTCTGCACGATGGGCAAACGGTGATTATAGATGGAGGAACTTCCACGCTGGCATTGGTGAAAATGTTTCCGCCCAATCTGCGGCTGACAGTCATCACCAACAGTGTTCCGATTGTTGCGCAACTGGTGGAACATCCTACCATTGAAGTGATATTTACCGGTGGCCGTATCGGCAAAATCTCACAGACAGCCTGCGGTATGGAAACCATCCGCATGCTGCAGAAGGTCCATGCCGATCTCAATTTCATGGGTATTTGCAGCCTGCATCCCGATGCCGGCGTAACTGGCCTGGACCTTGAGGAAGCAGAGGTTAAAAGCGTGATGGTGGAATCGGCTAATAAAAACATTGCACTGGCCACCAGTGATAAAATGGGTACGGCTGAGCCATTCAAGGTGTGCGATATTACCGAGCTGGATACAATTGTTACAGACAATCCTGACCTGCCTTCGCTCAAACCGTATTTAAACCTGGGTATACAGGTGATTTAA
- a CDS encoding 5'(3')-deoxyribonucleotidase: MARIAIDMDNVMADITTHYLTYYEAENGIKLNPDDLQGVPEGEALPEGMVRRFLNTPGFFRTAPVMPGSQEVIKALCEKYEVFIVSAAMEFPLSLKEKLEWLNEHYPFISWHNIVFCGSKTIVEADYMIDDHDKNLRHFKGERLLFTAPHNINLTDYKRVNNWEEVAEELLATAPAAH, from the coding sequence ATGGCAAGAATAGCAATCGATATGGATAATGTAATGGCAGACATCACTACGCATTATCTTACTTATTATGAAGCAGAGAACGGCATTAAGTTAAACCCGGACGACCTGCAGGGAGTTCCGGAAGGAGAAGCCTTACCGGAAGGGATGGTACGCCGGTTTCTGAACACACCTGGTTTTTTCAGGACGGCACCGGTTATGCCGGGCAGCCAGGAAGTGATCAAAGCCCTGTGTGAAAAATATGAGGTATTCATTGTTTCCGCAGCGATGGAATTTCCGTTGTCGCTTAAAGAGAAACTGGAATGGCTGAACGAACACTACCCGTTCATCAGCTGGCACAACATTGTATTCTGCGGCTCCAAAACCATTGTGGAAGCGGATTACATGATCGATGACCACGATAAGAACCTCCGCCACTTTAAAGGAGAAAGGTTATTATTTACAGCACCGCATAATATCAACCTAACCGATTATAAGCGGGTGAACAACTGGGAAGAGGTAGCAGAAGAATTGCTGGCCACCGCTCCTGCCGCCCATTAA
- a CDS encoding helix-turn-helix transcriptional regulator encodes MMQSSLIHMGQRLKQILKQKKIKIIDFAKMAGFTNQIAHYHLRNSDMKRVNLERFCQLIGITPDEFIRWNGSTQLANGKNIHHGNRLQDLIAEKGLNKSKLAERLNMSRRTMYNVFEKETFSPDELDRVARGLDMTTEAFLNPGTIQETRQTETEEMMVLREKYYKILEEHNQLLKSYAVIKDDMIKLKKELATYRKGKAKKA; translated from the coding sequence ATGATGCAGTCGAGTTTGATACACATGGGCCAGCGGCTAAAGCAGATACTGAAGCAGAAAAAAATAAAAATCATCGATTTTGCTAAAATGGCCGGCTTTACTAATCAGATTGCCCATTATCACCTGAGAAACAGCGACATGAAACGGGTTAACCTGGAACGTTTCTGTCAGCTGATAGGAATCACCCCCGATGAATTTATCCGGTGGAACGGCAGCACCCAACTGGCAAATGGGAAAAATATTCACCACGGCAACCGGTTACAGGACCTCATCGCTGAAAAGGGACTGAACAAAAGCAAACTGGCCGAACGCCTCAATATGAGCAGGCGGACCATGTACAATGTTTTTGAAAAGGAAACATTCTCACCGGATGAACTGGACCGGGTAGCCCGCGGTTTGGACATGACCACAGAAGCTTTCCTCAATCCCGGCACCATACAGGAAACCCGGCAAACGGAAACCGAGGAAATGATGGTGCTTCGTGAGAAGTATTACAAAATCCTGGAGGAGCATAACCAACTGTTGAAGAGTTATGCAGTCATTAAAGATGATATGATCAAACTGAAAAAAGAGCTGGCCACGTACCGTAAAGGCAAAGCAAAGAAGGCCTGA
- the acs gene encoding acetate--CoA ligase, which yields MSYPYQIKTLEDYQQAYQQSVMDPEGFWANVADHFMWRRKWDKVLDWNFKDPEIKWFSGAKLNITENCLDRHLGTLGNTPAIIWEPNDPEEHHRIITYRDLYNKVCQFANVLKNNGVKKGDRVCIYMGMIPELAIAVLACARIGAIHSVVFGGFSAQSIADRIQDAQASLVITCDGAFRGNKDIPLKSVIDDALMSCPSVKKVIVCTRTRTPVSMLKGRDSWWEDEIKQVETMGNPPCPAEEMDAEDMLFILYTSGSTGKPKGVVHTCGGYMVYTNYTFVNTFQHQRGEVFFCTADIGWITGHSYIVYGPLSAGATTLMFEGMPTYPDAGRLWEIVDKFRVDTLYTAPTAIRSLMGYGLGPVNHKDLSSLKKLGSVGEPINEEAWHWFKDNIGKGRCPIVDTWWQTETGGIMITPIAGVTPEKPGFATLPLPGVQPILVDENGQEVKGNGVNGNLCIKFPWPGMLRTTYGDHERFRKTYFSTYENLYFTGDGCMRDEDGHYRITGRVDDVLNVSGHRIGTAEVENAINMHAGVIESAVVGYPHDIKGQGIYAYVILERLSHDAELTKKDIAQTVARIIGPIAKPDKIQIVSGLPKTRSGKIMRRILRKIAENDLDNLGDTSTLLDPAVVDEIKNGKL from the coding sequence ATGTCGTACCCATACCAGATTAAGACTTTAGAAGATTATCAACAGGCTTATCAGCAGAGTGTAATGGACCCGGAAGGATTCTGGGCCAATGTGGCGGACCACTTTATGTGGCGCCGTAAGTGGGACAAAGTATTGGACTGGAATTTCAAAGATCCTGAAATCAAGTGGTTCTCCGGCGCCAAACTGAACATCACCGAAAACTGTCTGGACCGCCACCTCGGCACCCTTGGCAATACCCCTGCCATCATCTGGGAACCCAATGACCCCGAAGAACATCACCGTATCATTACTTATCGTGATTTATACAATAAGGTATGCCAGTTCGCCAATGTGCTCAAAAACAACGGCGTTAAAAAAGGCGACCGCGTATGTATCTATATGGGCATGATTCCTGAGCTGGCCATCGCCGTACTGGCATGTGCCCGCATCGGCGCCATCCACTCTGTGGTATTCGGCGGCTTCAGTGCCCAGTCCATTGCCGACAGGATACAGGATGCCCAGGCCAGCCTGGTGATCACCTGCGACGGCGCTTTCCGCGGCAACAAAGACATCCCGCTGAAATCCGTTATCGATGACGCCCTGATGAGCTGCCCTTCCGTGAAAAAAGTAATCGTATGCACCCGCACCCGCACTCCGGTGAGCATGCTTAAAGGAAGAGATAGCTGGTGGGAAGATGAAATCAAACAGGTGGAAACCATGGGCAACCCTCCCTGCCCCGCCGAAGAAATGGACGCAGAAGACATGCTCTTCATCCTCTATACTTCCGGCTCTACCGGCAAACCCAAAGGTGTAGTACACACCTGCGGCGGCTACATGGTATATACCAACTACACCTTCGTCAACACCTTCCAGCATCAACGCGGCGAAGTATTTTTCTGCACTGCAGACATAGGCTGGATCACCGGTCACAGCTACATCGTATATGGCCCGCTCAGCGCCGGCGCCACCACCCTCATGTTTGAAGGCATGCCTACTTATCCGGATGCCGGCAGACTGTGGGAAATCGTTGACAAATTCAGGGTAGACACCCTCTACACCGCTCCTACCGCCATCCGCAGCCTCATGGGATACGGTCTCGGCCCGGTTAATCATAAAGATCTCAGCTCCCTGAAAAAACTCGGCAGCGTAGGCGAACCAATTAACGAGGAAGCATGGCACTGGTTTAAAGACAATATCGGCAAAGGCCGCTGCCCTATCGTTGACACCTGGTGGCAAACAGAAACAGGCGGTATCATGATCACCCCTATTGCCGGCGTCACCCCGGAAAAACCCGGCTTCGCCACCTTGCCACTCCCCGGCGTTCAACCGATCCTGGTAGACGAAAATGGTCAGGAAGTGAAAGGCAATGGCGTAAACGGTAACCTCTGCATCAAGTTCCCATGGCCTGGTATGCTCCGCACTACCTACGGCGATCATGAACGCTTCCGTAAAACCTACTTCTCCACATACGAAAATCTCTACTTCACAGGAGACGGCTGTATGCGCGACGAAGACGGGCACTACCGCATCACCGGCCGCGTAGATGATGTACTCAACGTCAGTGGCCACCGTATTGGTACCGCAGAAGTGGAAAACGCCATCAACATGCACGCCGGTGTCATCGAAAGCGCTGTGGTAGGCTATCCCCACGATATCAAAGGACAAGGCATCTATGCTTACGTGATCCTCGAAAGACTGTCACATGATGCTGAACTCACCAAAAAAGACATCGCCCAAACCGTGGCCCGCATCATAGGCCCGATCGCCAAACCGGATAAAATCCAGATTGTAAGCGGTCTGCCTAAAACCCGCTCCGGCAAAATCATGCGCCGTATCCTGCGCAAAATCGCAGAAAACGACCTCGATAACCTGGGCGATACTTCTACACTCCTCGATCCAGCGGTAGTAGACGAAATCAAAAACGGAAAACTGTAA
- a CDS encoding alpha/beta hydrolase, giving the protein MRRILKKVLYTPLFLVLLLNFIAAFHAWKFTHFYEDNRHRNKRPEEMNTGEKLQIIFLGVRLSKSITSTHPDVPYETVRLLTSNGLHLEGWWMPVTNAKGAVILFHGYGGNKGSHLPEADWFRQLGYSTFMIDFRAHGNSDGSTCSIGYKEAEDVKLAWDFVASKTRQPITLWGMSMGAAAILKAVPEYHLTPQKIILESPFASLVDAVKSRMRSVHLPTVPLSQLLTFWGGTEQGFWGFSHNPEDYATQIQVPVLYMWGQQDIRVTSDETQRVFSHLATNNKKLYIFKDAGHQSFCLKDGPVWKKLTQDFMAQ; this is encoded by the coding sequence ATGCGGCGCATTCTCAAAAAAGTCCTGTATACCCCGCTGTTCCTGGTGCTGTTGCTCAACTTCATTGCGGCCTTCCATGCCTGGAAGTTCACTCACTTCTATGAAGATAACCGCCACCGCAACAAACGCCCTGAAGAAATGAACACAGGGGAAAAACTACAGATCATTTTTCTGGGAGTACGCTTGTCTAAATCCATTACCAGCACTCATCCTGATGTACCCTACGAGACTGTCAGGCTCCTTACTTCCAACGGTCTGCACCTGGAAGGCTGGTGGATGCCGGTAACCAACGCCAAAGGTGCGGTTATTCTCTTCCACGGTTATGGTGGTAACAAAGGGTCACATCTGCCGGAAGCCGACTGGTTCCGGCAACTGGGATACAGCACTTTTATGATCGATTTCCGTGCACATGGTAACAGCGACGGCAGCACCTGCAGCATCGGTTATAAGGAAGCCGAAGATGTAAAACTGGCCTGGGATTTTGTAGCTTCCAAAACCCGGCAGCCCATCACCCTCTGGGGTATGAGTATGGGAGCTGCAGCCATCCTGAAAGCCGTACCCGAATATCATCTCACCCCACAAAAAATTATTCTCGAATCACCATTTGCCTCGCTGGTGGACGCTGTAAAAAGCCGTATGCGGTCCGTTCATCTCCCAACAGTTCCGCTGTCGCAGCTGCTTACTTTCTGGGGTGGCACAGAACAGGGCTTCTGGGGCTTCAGCCATAACCCGGAAGATTACGCCACACAAATACAGGTGCCGGTGCTCTATATGTGGGGCCAGCAGGATATCCGTGTCACTTCCGATGAAACACAGCGGGTTTTCAGCCATCTCGCCACCAACAACAAAAAGCTGTATATTTTTAAAGATGCGGGCCATCAATCCTTTTGCCTGAAAGACGGTCCTGTCTGGAAAAAACTGACACAAGACTTTATGGCCCAATAA